A region from the Medicago truncatula cultivar Jemalong A17 chromosome 6, MtrunA17r5.0-ANR, whole genome shotgun sequence genome encodes:
- the LOC25496195 gene encoding UDP-glycosyltransferase 74G1, producing the protein MENKSKKHAPHILVFPYPLQGHINPMLQFSKRLSQKGVKITLVNTISIWNKINNNIDLNSIETESISDGYDNGGMSSAENMESYKDTFWKVGPKSLSQLLHKLQSSNNPVDCVVYDAFLNWTFDVSKSFEIPVAVFLTQACSVNTINFHAFMKWIELPISKSEIVLPGLPTLQDADLPSFLYQYGTYPGYFDILTNQFSKIDQVDWVLVNTFYELEPEVVDWMAKKWRLKTIGPCIPSMFLDKRLEDDNDYGISTFGPNSEACIKWLDNKPKDSVVYVSFGSLAGLSEDQTKEMAYGLRDCGMYFLWVVRDSEKSKVPKEMLESSIEKGLIVNWCSQLQVLTHEAVGCFVTHCGWNSTLEALSVGVLVIAMPLWTDQITNAKFIVDVWKIGVKAHADEKGVVRRETIMDCLKEIMEIEKGDAMKKNAMKWKNLARISVGEDGSSHKNIVEFVNELTLC; encoded by the exons ATGGAGAATAAAAGCAAAAAACATGCACCACACATCTTAGTGTTTCCATATCCATTACAAGGTCACATAAACCCTATGCTTCAATTCTCGAAACGTTTATCCCAAAAAGGAGTAAAAATAACACTAGTGAACACCATTTCCATTTggaacaaaatcaacaacaacattgatCTCAATTCAATTGAAACTGAAAGCATTTCAGATGGTTATGACAATGGAGGAATGTCATCAGCAGAAAACATGGAATCTTACAAAGACACTTTCTGGAAAGTTGGACCAAAATCACTTTCTCAGCTTCTTCATaaacttcaaagttcaaacaaccCTGTTGATTGTGTTGTCTATGATGCTTTCTTAAATTGGACTTTTGATGTCTCTAAGAGTTTTGAAATCCCTGTTGCTGTTTTCTTAACTCAAGCTTGTTCTGTTAATACCATAAATTTTCATGCTTTTATGAAATGGATTGAGTTGCCGATTTCGAAGAGTGAAATTGTGTTACCTGGATTGCCAACGCTTCAAGATGCTGATTTGCCTTCTTTCTTGTATCAATATGGAACCTATCCTGGTTACTTTGATATTCTTACAAACCAATTTTCCAAGATTGATCAAGTTGATTGGGTTCTTGTCAACACGTTTTATGAACTTGAGCCAGAG gTTGTGGATTGGATGGCGAAGAAATGGCGATTAAAAACAATAGGACCATGCATTCCATCTATGTTTTTAGACAAAAGACTTGAAGATGACAATGACTATGGGATAAGCACTTTTGGTCCAAATTCAGAAGCTTGCATCAAATGGCTGGATAATAAACCAAAAGACTCAGTTGTGTATGTTTCTTTTGGGAGCTTGGCTGGTCTTAGTGAAGACCAAACAAAGGAAATGGCTTATGGATTAAGAGATTGTGGAATGTATTTCCTATGGGTTGTTAGAGATTCAGAAAAGAGTAAAGTTCCAAAGGAAATGTTGGAGTCATCGATAGAGAAAGGTTTAATTGTCAATTGGTGTTCACAACTACAAGTGTTAACACATGAAGCTGTTGGTTGTTTTGTAACACATTGTGGTTGGAACTCGACATTGGAAGCTTTGAGTGTTGGAGTTCTGGTGATTGCAATGCCACTTTGGACAGATCAAATCACAAATGCAAAGTTTATTGTTGATGTTTGGAAAATTGGAGTCAAAGCTCATGCTGATGAGAAAGGTGTAGTTAGAAGGGAAACAATTATGGATTGCTTAAAGGAAATAATGGAGATTGAAAAGGGAGATGCAATGAAGAAGAATGCTATGAAATGGAAGAATTTGGCTAGGATTTCTGTTGGTGAGGATGGAAGTTCTCATAAGAATATTGTTGAGTTTGTGAATGAATTGACATTATGCTAA
- the LOC120580905 gene encoding uncharacterized oxidoreductase At4g09670, protein MDNEETKPIRFGILGCAEITRKVSRAINLSPKATLYAIGSRSLKKATKFAASNNFPSHAKVYGSYNAVLDDPDVDVVYIPLPTSLHLHWAVLAAQKKKHLLLHKPVALNVGELDKILLVNLMDCNI, encoded by the coding sequence ATGGATAATGAAGAAACAAAACCAATAAGATTTGGAATCCTTGGTTGTGCAGAAATAACTCGCAAAGTTTCAAGAGCCATAAACCTTTCACCAAAAGCAACTCTCTACGCAATTGGGAGCCGTTCAttaaaaaaagcaacaaaatttGCAGCTTCAAACAACTTCCCTTCTCATGCCAAAGTATACGGCTCATACAACGCCGTATTAGACGATCCAGACGTCGACGTTGTCTACATTCCGCTTCCGACTAGCCTGCACCTTCATTGGGCAGTTCTTGCTGCTCAGAAGAAGAAACACTTGTTGCTTCATAAGCCAGTTGCTTTAAATGTTGGTGAACTTGATAAAATTCTTCTTGTGAATCTAATGGATTGCAATATATGA
- the LOC25496200 gene encoding uncharacterized oxidoreductase At4g09670, protein MAFEETKPIRFGILGCAEIARKVSRAINLSPNATLYAIGSRSLEKATKFAASNNFPSHAKVYGSYDAVLDDPDVDVVYIPLPTSLHLHWAVLAAQKKKHLLLDKPVALNVGELDKILEACESNGLQYMDATMWMHHPRTEKMFQFISDPNLFGSLQLVHAAFTFGASPHFLANDIRVKPDLDALGALGDAGWYCIRAILWAANYELPKTAKVLHKPKYNEAGVLLSCEASLTWEDNKVATFFCSFLADMSMDITAIGAKGSLRVHDFIIPNQENEALFRISSNSYFVELSTGWNPKPSEIIVKNDVPQEVLMVKEFAHMVGGIKYGNSKVENKWAIISRKTQVVIDAVKASIDNDLEPVSIQY, encoded by the exons ATGgcttttgaagaaacaaaaccaATAAGATTTGGAATACTTGGTTGTGCAGAAATAGCTAGAAAAGTTTCAAGAGCTATAAACCTTTCACCAAATGCAACTCTCTACGCAATTGGAAGTCGTTCACTagaaaaagcaacaaaattTGCAGCTTCAAACAACTTCCCTTCTCATGCCAAAGTATATGGCTCATACGACGCGGTTTTAGACGATCCAGACGTCGACGTTGTCTACATTCCGCTTCCGACTAGCTTGCACCTTCACTGGGCAGTTCTTGCTGCTCAAAAGAAGAAACACTTGTTGCTTGATAAACCAGTTGCTTTAAATGTTGGAGAACTTGATAAGATTTTGGAAGCTTGTGAATCTAATGGACTGCAGTATATGGATGCTACTATGTGGATGCATCATCCTAGGACTGAAAAAATGTTTCAGTTTATATCTGATCCTAATCTCTTTGGTTCCCTTCAATTG gTACATGCTGCATTTACATTCGGGGCAAGTCCACATTTCCTAGCAAACGACATTCGTGTAAAACCAGATCTTGATGCCCTAGGAGCACTTGGTGATGCTGGTTGGTACTGCATTAGGGCAATCTTATGGGCTGCAAATTACGAATTACCCAAAACAGCAAAAGTCTTACACAAACCAAAATACAATGAAGCAGGGGTACTTCTGTCATGTGAAGCTTCTTTGACATGGGAAGATAACAAAGTAGCAACTTTCTTTTGTTCCTTTTTAGCAGACATGTCTATGGATATAACAGCTATAGGGGCAAAAGGGTCATTGCGTGTTCATGATTTTATTATACCTAATCAAGAGAATGAGGCTTTGTTTAGAATAAGTTCAAATTCTTATTTTGTTGAACTTTCTACTGGTTGGAATCCTAAACCTAGTGAGATTATAGTAAAAAATGATGTTCCACAAGAAGTACTTATGGTTAAGGAATTTGCTCATATGGTTGGTGGGATTAAGTATGGGAATTCTAAAGTTGAGAATAAGTGGGCAATTATTAGTAGGAAAACTCAAGTGGTTATTGATGCTGTGAAAGCTTCAATTGATAATGATCTTGAGCCTGTTTCTATTCAGTATTAA
- the LOC25496201 gene encoding uncharacterized oxidoreductase At4g09670 has translation MAHEETKPIRFGILGCAEIARKVSRAITLSPNSTLYAIGSRSLEKATKYAASNNFPSHTKIYGSYDAVLDDPDVDAVYVPLPTSLHLHWAVLAAQKKKHLLLEKPVALNVGELDKILEACESNGLQYMDATMWMHHPRTEKMFQFISDPNLFGSLQSVHATFSYPTSPYFLANDIRVKPDLDSLGTLGDTGWYCIRAILWAANYELPKTAKALHKPKYNEAGVLLSCEASLTWEDNKVATFFCSFLADMSMDITAIGAKGSLRVHDYVIPNEENEALFRTSSNSYFLELSAGWNPKPSEVVVKNDIPQEALMVKEFAHLVGGIKYGNSKVENKWAIISRKTQVVIDAVKASIDNGLQPVPIEY, from the exons ATGGCTCATGAAGAAACAAAACCAATAAGATTTGGAATCCTTGGTTGTGCAGAGATAGCAAGAAAAGTTTCAAGAGCCATAACCCTCTCACCAAACTCAACCCTCTACGCAATTGGAAGCCGTTCATTAGAGAAAGCAACAAAATATGCAGCTTCCAATAATTTCCCTTCCCATACAAAAATATACGGTTCATACGACGCCGTTTTAGACGATCCAGACGTTGACGCGGTCTATGTGCCGCTTCCGACTAGCTTGCACCTTCATTGGGCAGTTCTTGCTGCTCAAAAGAAGAAACACTTGTTGCTTGAGAAACCAGTTGCTTTAAATGTTGGGGAACTTGATAAGATTTTGGAAGCTTGTGAATCTAATGGATTGCAGTATATGGATGCTACTATGTGGATGCATCATCCTAGAACTGAAAAAATGTTTCAGTTTATATCTGATCCTAATCTCTTTGGTTCCCTTCAATCG GTACATGCTACATTTTCATACCCGACGAGTCCATATTTCCTAGCAAACGACATTCGTGTAAAACCAGATCTTGATTCACTAGGAACACTAGGTGATACTGGTTGGTACTGCATTAGAGCAATCTTATGGGCTGCAAACTACGAATTACCCAAAACAGCAAAAGCATTACACAAACCAAAATACAATGAAGCAGGGGTACTTCTGTCATGTGAAGCTTCTTTGACATGGGAAGATAACAAAGTAGCAACTTTCTTTTGTTCCTTTTTAGCAGACATGTCTATGGATATAACAGCAATAGGGGCAAAAGGGTCATTGCGTGTTCATGATTATGTTATACCTAATGAAGAGAATGAGGCTTTGTTTAGAACAAGTTCAAATTCTTATTTTCTTGAACTTTCTGCTGGTTGGAATCCTAAACCAAGTGAGGTTGTAGTTAAAAATGATATTCCACAAGAAGCACTTATGGTTAAGGAATTTGCTCATTTGGTTGGTGGGATTAAGTATGGGAATTCTAAAGTTGAGAATAAGTGGGCAATTATTAGTAGGAAAACTCAAGTGGTTATTGATGCTGTGAAAGCTTCAATTGATAATGGTCTTCAGCCTGTTCCTATTGAGTATTAA